A window from Hemibagrus wyckioides isolate EC202008001 linkage group LG17, SWU_Hwy_1.0, whole genome shotgun sequence encodes these proteins:
- the alp3 gene encoding alkaline phosphatase, tissue-nonspecific isozyme → MPKTVKSMGSRTHQKWDETVPPDYAALGGLNICAAQWTEQRDSPDSAEMSCRKPDVLVSQRSPGSVTADHHDPVPGVFPLLSSDCLREVHTAYCVLHCTVPVYNDDVHNQSWTFVDIWKLLDFFLLCFVFEVDEENPEFWRSQAQATLNSALRRKLNTNVAKNIVLFLGDGMGITTITAARILKGQLEQRPGEETIMTMDTFPYVGLAKVYTVDFQIPDSGATGTAYLCGVKTNLNIVGLSAAARNGVCRSQTGNEVTSILKWAKDAGKSVGIVTTTRVQHATPAASYAHSSSRKWYSDADMPAAAKRDGCTDIASQLISNTDIDVIIGGGRKYMTPKDTVDPEYPTDLKSAGMREDKRNLVNEWINMKEGKVVRYVWNKTEFDAVDAKTTDYLMALFEPGDLRFEVERDPLMDPSIIEMTEKAIRILQKNPRGFFLLVEGGRIDQGHHASRASMALHETVALDNAVARALELTNEEETLTVVTADHSHSLSFNGYPFRGNSILGKSPVYGTDMLPYTTLMYGNGPGYKIINNKRPDIRKVDTKSKDYVQLAAVPLDSETHGGEDVAVLARGPMAHLFQGINEQNYIAHAMAYAACVGTNQNHCYTVQSSALNMH, encoded by the exons ATGCCAAAAACAGTGAAAAGTATGGGAAGCCGAACACATCAAAAGTGGGACGAAACCGTGCCACCCGATTACGCCGCCCTGGGTGGACTAAATATCTGCGCGGCCCAATGGACAGAGCAGCGCGACAGTCCGGATAGCGCAGAGATGAGCTG CCGAAAGCCGGACGTTCTCGTTAGTCAGCGATCGCCCGGCTCAGTCACTGCCGATCATCATGATCCGGTTCCTGGTGTGTTTCCTCTGCTTTCTTCTGACTGCCTCCGGGAAGTCCATACAGC ATACTGTGTGTTGCATTGCACTGTGCCTGTGTACAATGATGATGTACACAATCAGAGCTGGACATTTGTAGATATTTGGAAacttctggatttttttttactatgttttgtttttgaagtGGATGAGGAGAACCCAGAGTTCTGGAGATCTCAGGCTCAGGCTACGCTGAACTCGGCTCTCAGGAGGAAACTCAACACTAATGTGGCCAAAAACATTGTTCTGTTCCTTGGAGATG gAATGGGCATCACCACAATCACAGCCGCTCGTATTCTGAAAGGACAGCTGGAGCAACGTCCAGGAGAAGAGACCATCATGACCATGGACACGTTCCCTTATGTTGGCCTTGCtaag gtataCACAGTAGATTTTCAGATCCCAGACAGTGGAGCAACAGGGACAGCATATCTCTGTGGAGTGAAGACAAATCTGAATATTGTAGGTTTAAGTGCCGCTGCACGGAACGGTGTGTGTCGCTCACAAACAGGAAATGAGGTCACATCCATCCTTAAATGGGCTAAAGATGCAG GAAAGTCAGTTGGCATAGTAACAACAACCCGAGTACAACATGCCACTCCAGCAGCTTCTTACGCCCACAGTTCCAGCAGGAAGTggtacagtgatgcagacatgCCCGCTGCAGCCAAGAGAGACGGCTGCACTGACATCGCCTCCCAGCTCATCTCCAACACTGACATCGAT gtgattaTTGGTGGTGGCCGTAAGTACATGACCCCAAAAGACACAGTGGACCCTGAGTACCCCACTGACCTGAAATCTGCTGGCATGAGAGAGGACAAACGCAACCTCGTAAACGAATGGATCAACATGAAAGAGGGAAAG GTGGTTCGCTACGTGTGGAATAAGACAGAGTTTGATGCGGTGGACGCCAAGACCACAGACTACCTGATGG CCCTGTTTGAACCTGGTGATCTGAGGTTCGAGGTGGAGAGAGACCCACTCATGGATCCCTCCATTATTGAAATGACTGAGAAAGCCATCCGCATCCTACAGAAGAACCCAAGAGGATTCTTTCTGCTAGTGGAGG GTGGACGTATCGATCAGGGACACCATGCTAGTCGTGCCTCCATGGCACTGCATGAAACTGTGGCCCTTGACAACGCTGTTGCCCGGGCACTGGAGTTGACCAATGAGGAAGAGACACTGACTGTTGTCACTGCTGACCACTCCCACTCGCTCTCCTTTAATGGCTATCCCTTCAGAGGCAATAGCATTCTGG GTAAATCTCCTGTTTATGGGACCGACATGCTCCCGTATACCACTCTGATGTACGGAAATGGCCCTGGATACAAAATCATCAACAACAAACGACCAGACATCCGTAAAGTGGACACCA agaGTAAGGACTATGTCCAGCTGGCGGCAGTTCCTCTCGACTCGGAGACTCATGGAGGTGAGGACGTGGCAGTCTTGGCTAGAGGACCCATGGCTCATCTGTTCCAGGGCATTAATGAGCAGAACTA